Below is a window of Clostridiales bacterium DNA.
CGGAAAGGACGTTCACCTGAAAAAGAGCGAGGCCGATGCCATTAAACACAAGATCGCCTATGTCACCGAGGATCGGAAGGGAAACGGCCTGGTCCTGAGCCAGTCCATCAAGGTCAACACTTCCCTGGCCAACCTGGATGAGATTTCCAGCCATACGGTCATCGACGGAGATAAGGAATACGCCGTGGCTGAAGAATACCGCGACAAGCTGAAAATCAAAACTCCTTCCGTGGAACAGCTGGTGGGCAACCTCTCCGGCGGTAACCAGCAGAAGGTGCTGCTGGCCAAATGGATGTTCGCCCATCCCGATATTATGATCCTCGATGAGCCGACCCGCGGTATTGACGTCGGCGCCAAATACGAAATCTACTGCATCATCAACGACCTGGCAGCAGAAGGAAAATCCGTGATCATGATTTCCTCCGAGCTGCCGGAAGTACTGGGCATGAGCGACCGGATCTACATCATGAACGAAGGAAAATTCGTCGGTGAGATGAAGGCGGAAGAGGCAACACAGGAAAGCATTATGGCTGTGATCCTCCAGTCGGGAAGAGGTGATTGATCATGAGTGAACGGAATTTCAACGCCGGGGCATTCTTCCGTAAATATACGATGACCATTGCCCTGTTTGTTGTCACGATCGGCTTTGCCATCTTAACCCAGGGGAAAATCCTGCTTCCGGCCAACATCACCGGCCTGATTTCTGAAAACGCCTATGTGTTTGTACTGGCCACCGGTATGCTGTTGTGCATCCTCACCGGCGGAAACATCGACCTTTCCGTCGGTTCGGTTGTCTGCTTTACGGCAGCGGTCGGATGTACGATGATGGTATCCGGTGTCAATGTATGGATTGTCGTGCTGACCATGCTGGCCATAGGTCTGGTGATCGGCGCTTTCCAGGGCTTCTGGATCGCCAAGCTGCATGTTCCGGCATTCATCGCAACGCTGGCCGGCATGTATGCCTTCCGTGGCTTGACCAATGTAGTGCTGAACGGCCTGCGCGTGGACGTTACCAACCAGACCTTTCTGGACCTCTTCGGCAACGGCAAGACCAGCTATATCCCGGATTTGATCCGGCAGTCCAGTGAAAGCCTCAACGGGTTGTTCACCAAGGACAATGCCTTCCTGAGCGGGCTGATCGGAACCAACTTTGTCGAAAAGTTCAACCTGACCTGCCTGGTCATCGGCGTGATATTCGTCCTGGTGTTTATCATTCTGAGAATCCGGAAAATCCTGGTGCAGAAAAAGTTGGGAATCAGCCAGTCCATTCCGGGGCAGGTCATTTCAATGGTGATCATCTCCGCGCTGGTGATCTGGATTACGTTCAAAATGGCGTGTTACCGGGGCTTTCCGAATGTGCTCATCTGGATCGGCCTGGTATTGGGCGTCTATGCCTATGTGACCACCAAAACAGCGATGGGCCGCCATCTGTATGCGGTCGGCGGCAATGAAAAAGCCACTGCCCTTTCCGGTGTCAAAACGCGGAATGTCTATTGGTTTGCCTATGCCAACATCGGCCTGCTGGCCGGTCTGGCAGGCATCCTGACAGCCGCCCGCGCGAAGGGCATCGACCCGGTATACGGCGAAGGCTATGAGATGGATGCCATCGCATCCTGCTTCATCGGCGGCGCCTCCGCATACGGCGGAACCGGCAAGGTTTCCGGTATGATCATCGGTGCCCTGCTGATGGGTATTATCAACAAAGGTATGATCATCATCGGTGTTGACGCGAACTACCAGAAGGTGGTCAAGGGCCTGGTGCTGCTGATCGCCGTAATCTTCGACGTGCTGTCCAAACGGCAGAAACGGTAACGCAGGGAGGAGGACATAGTATGAAAGGGAAAAATCTGGCCGCATCGTTGAAAAAGAATGCGATGCTGATCGTCCTGGTCCTTGTGTACCTGTTTTTCCTGGTGCTCACCCAGGGCGGTATCTTCAAACCATCCAGCTTTTCAGAGCTCATCAACCAGAACGCGTACGTTTATATCCTGGGCACCGGCATGATGATGTGCATGCTGACCGGCGGCAACATCGACCTGAGCTGCGGCGCGGTGGTATGCCTGCTGGGCGCGCTGGGCGGCGTATTCATGATCGTTGCCAAACTGGGAACCGGCGTCTCAATCCTGCTCCTGCTGCTGATCGGTATCGCATACGGCTGCGGACTGGGCGCGCTGATTGCGTATGTGCATGTTCCGCCGTGGATTGCAACGCTCGCCGGATATCTTTCTTTCCGTGGGCTGGGAACTTCCATCCTTTCAAGCAATTCCAAAACCGGTTCGCTTGCGCCGTTCCCGGTTGATTTCCAGAATCTGTTCTACGGCAGGGTATTCCCTTCAGAAAAGGGCGTGCTCAATATCCCCTGCCTCCTGTTCGGTATCCTGGCCGCTGCGCTGGTTGTCTTCGTGGTTTTCCGGACCCGCGCTGTCCGCTTAAAGAAGGGATATGAAGCAGATACTGTCCGTCAGGCTGCCGCCAAGAGCGGGATCGGCGCTGCCGCCATCCTGCTGGTGATGACCCGCCTGTCCCTGGACGGCGGCATTCCGACCACACTCCTGTGGGTAGCCGGCGTCATCCTGATTTACAGTTTCATCACCAGCAAGACCACCATTGGCCGCCATTTCTATGTCGTGGGCGGCAACCAGGAAGCCGCCCGGCTCTCCGGCGTGAGCACCAAGCGGATTATGTTCCTGGCTTACCTGAATATGGCTTTCCTGACCACTGTTGCCACCATGACCGTCATTGCCCGTTCCCAGTCCGCATATGCGGATGTCGGAAAGAACTTTGAGATGGACGCGATCTCCGCCTGCGTGGTGGGTGGTGTTTCCGCCAGCGGCGGCGCAGGAAGCGTACTGGGCATGGTGATCGGTGCCACCCTGATCGGCGTAATCAACCTGGGTATGAGCCTGATCAGTCTGGACGCGAACTACCAGCGCGTGGTCAAGGGCTTTGTCCTGCTGGCTGCCGTGGTGTTCGATATCCTGTCCCAGAAAAAGAGCAAATAATCATCAGTCTCCGGCTTTTCGGAACCCCCGTGACAGCTGTCACGGGGGTTCCGGGTCCACAAGGAGGGTTTTGGATCCATGAATAATCGGAAAAACCGTGCTTATCTCCTGGGAATTGCAGGCGGTTATCTGGGATACCTTGCCTATGAGCTCTTCCGTGACCGGAATCTCCCGGATACAACCATGACTCCCCTCGCACGCTGGCTGTTCATCGGGCTGTTCGTCCTCTGCGGAGCCGGCCTGGTCATATATGCCGTTATCTCATGGATAAAAGCCGGTAAGGAAAAGCAAGAGGCGGAAAGCGACAATCCGGACAGCCTGAAATGATACCGGGAAGGAAAACAACCAATGAACGAATGGATCGCAAAGCTGGAACAGGCTTTCACTGATTATCGGCAGGAGCTGGAAGAATGCGAAAAAAAAGCAAAGCCGACAGATGGCCTGCTGGGCTTCGGAAAGTCGGTCAAGGACGATGCCTGCCATGACCGCTTTGACGCCAGGATCAGCGAAATCACAGAAGCGATCGCCGCAGGCAGGCCTTCCGCAGAAGACGCGGAGCAGGCGCTTCGCCTGCTGTTGATGCGCAGCTGTGAAGAGGGATGGCATCTTTCCGCGCAATGGATGCTTCGCGCGGCAGAGCGCCATTGTCTTTCCCTGATTCCGTTCCTGAAACCCGAATCGGCAAAAGCCATTTGCCGGGAATACGGTGAATGCTATAAGCGCTGGGATCGTCTGCCGGCGCAGAAGGAAGTATACAAAGCCCTGAAAGCACAGGGAAAGGAATCATGAAAAATCATACTGCATTTGGACCATACTGAAAGGAGCTCTCCCGTCCGGGAGAGCTCCTTGTGATATTCCGAGTTTTTACCGTTCCGCCTGCCAGGAATAAAACTCAATATTGCTGTCAAACACAAAGTACACATCCACCTGGCCGGAGAGGTTCAATTCTGCTGTAAATTCTGCGGGCTCCTCCGTACCGGCCGGAATCTCAATCTGACCGGCGACTTCCCCGTCCAGTGAACCGGAAGCGATATAGATCGTGCCGCCGGAAGCAGATGAAGCACAAACCTTCACCCGGGCCGCGCCTTCCCCGAAATCCACGCCGGACAGCGTCATCCATGCGCCGGGCTTGGTGGTAACCCACGTCTTCCAGTCCTTCACGGATACCTGGATTCCCGCCTGCCGCGCCATGGTCGCGGCATCGACCTCCCGGTACGGGTCAAAGGGCTTCAGCTGGCTGATTCCGCGCATCGTGCCGATCACACCCTTCATCGTCCCGTCCTCGTTCACGGTGATCCGGTCCGCCTGCGGGCTGCGGTAATTGCCGCTGATCTTCATGGCCTTTTCCACCGGCCGGTTGTGGTAGAACAGGTAGTATTCCCCGTTCAGGCAGGCGATGGAATGGTGGTTGTTGCCGTACATGCCGAAGAACTTGCCTTCGTTCGGGAACAGTTCCCCCACGTAGGTATACGGGCCCATCGGGTCGTCGGACATCATGTACTGGATCGCGCCGCTGCTCAGGCGCAGGGCGTTTCCGTCCGTCTGCCAGTTGGAGCAGTAGGAATAGATGTATTTCCCGTTGATCTTGTTGATGCCGGAATCCTCAAACAGGTACGGAACGTCCAGCGCCACCGGGTCGCAGTCCAGGCTCATCATGTCCTCCCCGAGGCGCACGATCCGCCCGGTACCGGGCCTTGCCTGCTTTCCGCTCGGCACGCCGCCGCCGAACGCCAGGTAGCCGGTGCCGTCGTCATCCACCATCACCGCCGGGTCAAACAGCCATGTCACATTGGCGCAGTTCGGCGTATTCCGGGTAATCAGCAGCTTGCCGAGTTCATCCCGCCAGGGGCCGGTCGGGCTGTCCGCAGTCAGGACGCCGATGCCGTTGCCGCCGTTGCAGAAGTACAGGAAGAACTTTTCCTGCCCGCCAATCGTCTTGTGGGCGGCGCACGGCGCCCAGGAATTGTTCGCGCCGCGGGCGATCCCGCCGGCGCCGGCCACGCGGATACGCCCATGATCCGTCCAGTTCACCATATCATCGGAGGAGATGCAGTTGATGCACCGGATCTGGCTGTAGGAATTCTCCTTCACATTTCCGGCGGTATCCCGCTCGATGATGTCGTCCGTCATAAAGACGTACAGCCGCCCGTCATATTCCATCACGCCGGGGTCCGCCCCGAACCGCTGGGTATAGAGGGGATTGTTCTCTCCTTTTTTCTTGTACGATACAATCAGCTTGATGTCCTTGCCTGCCATAATGTCCCGGACTCCTTCCATAAAGGCCGAACCCGGTGTCAGGATCACCAGCGCCGACACGACCGCCGCGATGCGGATGATCCAGGGTCTCCCGCGTCTGATCATGATGCATTCCTCCCGGTATCGGATATTTTTCCGGCGTCATTATAGCATAACCGGAAAAGCATTGCCACCGAGCCGGAATCTCCCGCCGCCAGATCAGGAAAAAACGGAGGGCATCTGCCCTCCGCTCCGCCGTTCAGGGGGATTTTTACCGGATCTTTTGGATATCGAACGCCGCGTTCCGGTACAGGTTCATCAGCGCTTCTTCCACCGTCGTCCGGTTGTCGGGATAGATCAGGTTCATCAGGGCTTTCTCCGCGCTGTAGAGCGTATCCAGCGCCTTGCGCCAGGTCACGATCCGCTTGCGGGCGTCCTTGTCCGCCGCCTTGTAGGCTTCGTTCACAGTGCCGTCCAGGGCAACCTGCCAGATCCGCTGTCCGCGGAGGAAAACTTCGTCGTAGTTGTACTGCTTTGCGCTGCGCAGCAGGTTCATCACGTCGCCCAGTGCAGGGGCTTCGCCGGCACCGTAGTGCTCGGTCACGTCGCTGTCGCTGCCGTTGAGTTCGCTGATAATGCGCTCACTCAGGCTGTATGCCGGACCGCTGACCATCTTCGCATAGCTGCCGGCCAGGCTGTCAGGCAGTTCCGCGGGCAGCGTATGGATGATGCAGCACATCTGCGTGCACTTCAGCCGCAGCAGCTCCGCGGCGGCTTCGTCGCCCAGCAGCGCCTGCTGCGCGTTCGCAAAGTCGAAGAACACCGCGCGCTCCTGGATCAATGCGGCCTTGCCTTCGTCGTCCGCTGCTTCATGGAAGATTTCATACAGCTTGTTGACTTCCTCGCGCCAGATATTCACAGCTTCCGTGGGATTTCCGGCCTTGCCGGCCGCTTCCGCGGCCTGCGCGGCAGCGGCATGTTCGCCGCAGGCGTGCAGGGTGTACCGGGCTTCGGTTCCGCCCAGGAGGTCCAGCCGGAGTTCACAGTTCACAGCCCCGCCGGATCCGCTTCCGTCCGCGGTGCTGCCGTCCGCAGCGCCGCCGTCCGTACTGCCGTCCTTGCCGGTCGGCGGGATGGGCGTGAAGTGGCTGCTGCCGCTGCCGGTGATACCGCCGGTAATGCTGCCGCCGGTGATCATGCCGGTCATCCCGCCGCCGGTGATGCTGCCGCCGGAGATACCGCCGCCGGTAATACTGCTGCCGGTCAGGCCGCC
It encodes the following:
- a CDS encoding family 43 glycosylhydrolase, yielding MIRRGRPWIIRIAAVVSALVILTPGSAFMEGVRDIMAGKDIKLIVSYKKKGENNPLYTQRFGADPGVMEYDGRLYVFMTDDIIERDTAGNVKENSYSQIRCINCISSDDMVNWTDHGRIRVAGAGGIARGANNSWAPCAAHKTIGGQEKFFLYFCNGGNGIGVLTADSPTGPWRDELGKLLITRNTPNCANVTWLFDPAVMVDDDGTGYLAFGGGVPSGKQARPGTGRIVRLGEDMMSLDCDPVALDVPYLFEDSGINKINGKYIYSYCSNWQTDGNALRLSSGAIQYMMSDDPMGPYTYVGELFPNEGKFFGMYGNNHHSIACLNGEYYLFYHNRPVEKAMKISGNYRSPQADRITVNEDGTMKGVIGTMRGISQLKPFDPYREVDAATMARQAGIQVSVKDWKTWVTTKPGAWMTLSGVDFGEGAARVKVCASSASGGTIYIASGSLDGEVAGQIEIPAGTEEPAEFTAELNLSGQVDVYFVFDSNIEFYSWQAER
- a CDS encoding sugar ABC transporter permease translates to MKGKNLAASLKKNAMLIVLVLVYLFFLVLTQGGIFKPSSFSELINQNAYVYILGTGMMMCMLTGGNIDLSCGAVVCLLGALGGVFMIVAKLGTGVSILLLLLIGIAYGCGLGALIAYVHVPPWIATLAGYLSFRGLGTSILSSNSKTGSLAPFPVDFQNLFYGRVFPSEKGVLNIPCLLFGILAAALVVFVVFRTRAVRLKKGYEADTVRQAAAKSGIGAAAILLVMTRLSLDGGIPTTLLWVAGVILIYSFITSKTTIGRHFYVVGGNQEAARLSGVSTKRIMFLAYLNMAFLTTVATMTVIARSQSAYADVGKNFEMDAISACVVGGVSASGGAGSVLGMVIGATLIGVINLGMSLISLDANYQRVVKGFVLLAAVVFDILSQKKSK
- a CDS encoding sugar ABC transporter permease; translation: MTIALFVVTIGFAILTQGKILLPANITGLISENAYVFVLATGMLLCILTGGNIDLSVGSVVCFTAAVGCTMMVSGVNVWIVVLTMLAIGLVIGAFQGFWIAKLHVPAFIATLAGMYAFRGLTNVVLNGLRVDVTNQTFLDLFGNGKTSYIPDLIRQSSESLNGLFTKDNAFLSGLIGTNFVEKFNLTCLVIGVIFVLVFIILRIRKILVQKKLGISQSIPGQVISMVIISALVIWITFKMACYRGFPNVLIWIGLVLGVYAYVTTKTAMGRHLYAVGGNEKATALSGVKTRNVYWFAYANIGLLAGLAGILTAARAKGIDPVYGEGYEMDAIASCFIGGASAYGGTGKVSGMIIGALLMGIINKGMIIIGVDANYQKVVKGLVLLIAVIFDVLSKRQKR